The sequence gataatttagtaaaaatagggaaaagggtctgatatacccctcaactttgtcatttaaagctgatataccccttgttatgaaagtgactcatatatacccctacttgtaaacaaatggctcacatatacccttttcctctaacggaaatgaaaaaaataataattttaatctaaatttttattatttttttctaaaaaatataatcccatatgagtaaatttaatcctcgtcaaacatatttttttttgacttttttttttcaatgactaatttataattattattttgataatcaaatttatttatgtttcactaatattcttgtaaaacttattgtagatgaccaaattttttcttcgactacgaaattaaattacaatacatacaaaaaaaatagattaattttttattctttaaactaaggaatgaaagaaaaaaacaaaataagaataagaaattcaaataattataataaaagaagttaaaaaataatttatgtatgaaaaaaattaaaatataccttgaactttgatagaagaatcatatatacccctaaataattttttaaagaaattagaagtaataaatataaatttaaaactaattttttaacttccgttaaatgaagggtatatgtgagccattttgtaacgacaggggtatatgtgagccgtttatATAACGGTAAAgacatatatgagccacttttataacgagggatATATGAGTTCCAAATgataaagttgaggggtatatcagaccctttacCCATAAAAATTAACGGGGGAGCAATCATCAAAATCTCTATATATTGAGTAGTCCAAGACATTTCGTTACAGGAAGGTCGCATATGGAATTATTAAGAtgacccaaattttcagaaggGAGAAAAGATGAGCCGGCCATTCTTCTCTTTCAAATTCGCCTTCTTCTTCTCCCTTTCTCTTGCCGCTTCATACACTGTCACTTCAACCCCAACATTTTACTCCTTTCGTAAGATCAAACTACGTGCCTCCCCGTCCGTACCCAAGGCCTCAGTCGCCGATTTGCTCGCTCTGTTAGGCCCACCTCAACAAGCCTTAGCTGTTAACTCTCAAGAGGCGCGTCAGCTACGTTCTTGCTTCAAATTCCTAGTTCCTTTTTCTCCCACTCCGAATAGACGCTCGTTGAGTGATGATCCAAGGAGTATAAACGAACAGAATGAGCTTATTTGGTGGCCGCCGGCGCCGGTAATGGAGCTTGCTCGGATCGCTGTTGATTCTGGTGGTGATACTGCGTCTGTTCAAAGGACTCTTGATCCAACAGTCATCCCTGTGAGTTTTCATATCTATCTGTTTCAACAGTATTTTCTGTACGAATTGGCTTGCTATAAACACAGGGAGGAGATAAGTTTTTGCcttgtaattatatataaatcagATAAGACATTTGTTCATACATTTCATTGCAAAAGCAAAGCCAATTATTTCAGCTCATTGTATACAATACATGATGTTGTGATCAAAATTTCCTTGAGGATAATCTATTATTGGCATCTGATCTGATGAAGATATTGGGAAACCTGTAAAATTGCTCTTTGAAGCTAATAGTTCAATTCTTTTTTCAATAGTAGTAACAACATAAGAAGAGAACAAGGAACAGTAATCTGATATATTAAACTAAGCATGTGGTTATCTCGTTCTTGTTTCAAATTGCTTGTAACCAATGTGTAAAATTTCATTTCACAAAGCTGAACTGTCTTGAAAAGTGTTGGTATAGTAAATAAACAGGTTGTAAAAGTGCCAAGTGTTATGGCAAAACTTAATAAATACTAAACAGATAACTGAGAAGTGAGACTTACTGAAAACTTGATTCAGAGGAAGACAATGGATAACTGCAAAATTCAAAAAGTGGATATAGGGATGGCAATTCGGCAGGGTAAGGACTTGAAATTTAGCAGGGCAGGGTGGCATTATTTGCCTCTGGCAACACTAATTCAGGGCTACATACCTGTTATAATTCTATTAAGAATTAACAACAAATAGTTCTTGTTTTTATTCTCTTTGTCATGAAAGCATTTGTGTCAAAGTCTCTATACAGATAAATGATAAATGCACAAAGATATGTACATTTTTGCCTTTTTGTAATGCCTCGGGTGGCTGCACGAAAAATAGTGCTGATCATTAATCACATTCTAACATGGCTGGAAATTTTATTGGTACACCCTTTGTACAATATTGTTAAATGCTATATCGAAGTACCTTACCTATAACTTGTGTAAAGGAACTAATTTCAGCGGGAAAAAAGGAGAGTTTTAGCGCCATCTAAAAACTTTATTGATGGCCCTTACTAATAGGGTCTCTTAAGTCACTAGCAATTTATTGAAATGCTTCCTCTTTCAATTGTCTTTCTCAGAGATTTTTTACAGTAAGTGCATCCTCTTCAATGTGCAGGTTCCTGACATTGAAGGATCAAAGGAAGACCGATGTGAACTTACCAGAACTCCTTATGGGAGACAGTTTATTAATGAGGTCAGCATTAAAATGGAACTTCTAATTCCTCTTGAAATGAGAATTTCTGTTGCCGGTTAATGTTGAGTTCAAATGTTGTTTTGTAGGAGATAAATTCATACCTCGAATCTTTGTTTGAAATGATTGTTGCTCGGGGACCCAGTGTTGGGCTGAATGTATCATTGTCGCGCTTTGATTTCTTTCATGGTCATGTCTTTCTTTCCAGAGACTCTGGAAGACTTGGGATCTTGTAAGTTAACATGAACCCTTCACCGTATTGAGCACACATGACAAAAATGGTGCTTCTGTTGCTCGATTGTTCACATAAAGTCGTTCTCTAAGAACTCTTCGTTGTAAATGACCGTGCAAATACAATCAGATTTGCGTCTAATTACTTGGCTAATcggatattttttctttcaagtgTTTCTTTTACTTTGGCTAATAATAAAGTGAACTAGGATAAGAGAAAACTAGAGAAGAAGACCGTTCACCTATTGGAAGAATGTGATTGATGCTCATTTAACTGATTCAGTTACATTTCTATTGCCTTAACTCAATCCATCTTAGTAGCAGCAGGAAGATGGTAAAACACAGATCTATTTGAATTGTAACATTTCTGCAACAAGCAAAGATAAAAGGCAATCTGATCGGGTTTCTGTGATTTTTGTCTGTTATTGTAAAGTCAACCATAGTTGTTGTGTTTTCTTGAATATCTTTATCTTGTGTTATATATCAGTTATCACACTCCGTTGTTGGGAACCTTAAGGATAAAAAGAATGCAGCGTCTAATTCAATTTGAATTATCTACTTGTTCAAGACTTGAAGCTGTAGTATGCATATTCTGCTATGCACAATAGTTCAACTAGAAATCTTCAATTTCTTTTACTTAATCTTCCAGTTCTAGACACAGCTATCATCTAGTAATAATGCTTTTCAGTAAGATAATGGTTTAACAAGGTGGATAAATTCCACAATTATAGTGAATCCTGTTGACAGATCCACAAGAAAGTGTGCGTTTATAAACTCGAACGAGTTTCTACTTTGTTGAAGTAAAGTATTCTATGCAGTTGATCACTGGCTGCATGTTCTCAAAGGAATTAGAGCTTTTGCTGCTCTCTGCAGTTTCTGTTTTCCGCAAAAGACCGAGTCAGAGGTTTCTTggtttatgatttgttttttttatgggGTTTAGTGTTGTAGAAGCTATCATTGTGAGTGCACTGAAGCTACCTGGAGATGTGCACTagattacatatttagggtaaaaaGCCATTGGTGGAAACCATTCATGGATCATCACTACTTTCTCTCAATGAGAACCAGATTGGTAAGATGGGGATCTGGAGGATTTTAGTTGTAGAAGTAGAATTCTCGTTCCTCCAGTTTGCTTAAGGagttagacttagtaatttttGGGATTGAGGGACTTCACTTATTTTCAGCAGCCCAGTTTTGCTCTATCAGAAGTCCATATACACTAGGTTATGTCGTTGAGGAAGGTTAACATTCTATCCACTGTGTTTTGACATTTTTTAGTCTATaccaaaaatccaaaaaagaGATACAACCATGATTCAGAGTATGAGTGTTTTCACATATGCTCTAAAAAACATCTTTGGTTTCTTTTCTTCCACATCTCTCACCAAATGCAGGCAAGGATCGTATTCTAGATTCTTCTAATCCTGTAATCCGAATTCCAAAATACAGACCTCTTGTTTGTTAGCTGCTCAGAGGCAGCTCTTAAAAGATACTCTGTATTTGATTAAATATGATAAGGAGATCCTCTTGTTTGTTAGCCTGTTAAGATGTAGAGAAGGTGAGAAATTCCATTTATCCTGTAATCCAAATACAAGATTACCCATTGTCCCATTTCAATTTGAACCTGCCTCCAACCAGTCATACCCTCTCTACTCTGTCGACCGTAAGATGGATGTGGGTGTTTCTTCAGTTTTGTTTTGTCctcacaaactattttttttcttttctatatttatttctgtttctgctaatatttttcattttctttttgtgtgGTGGTTCATCATAAATTGATTAGTTTTGCACTGGTTGTGAGCCTGCTGCAACCCTACTTCTTTATCCGAGACGGGGATGGTAATAGAAGGAACCTATCTTGAAAGACCTACAATCTCTTAGAATCCATGTAGACATAGCAAAATAGTAGGCcacaataaagtaaaaaaatctATATAGGTGATACCAATTAGTTAAGAATATATTTAGCCATGTTAATACATTTATTTTAGTGTTTTACTAGGAATCTGTTGATGTTATCAGCGATTTGTATATCAGTAGGAAATATAGGAACTTGtgctttcaatttttattttgtattttattggtTCAAGATAAGCTTAAATGGGTGATATGATCaatgaggattcata comes from Solanum pennellii chromosome 1, SPENNV200 and encodes:
- the LOC107008604 gene encoding uncharacterized protein LOC107008604 isoform X1, producing MSRPFFSFKFAFFFSLSLAASYTVTSTPTFYSFRKIKLRASPSVPKASVADLLALLGPPQQALAVNSQEARQLRSCFKFLVPFSPTPNRRSLSDDPRSINEQNELIWWPPAPVMELARIAVDSGGDTASVQRTLDPTVIPVPDIEGSKEDRCELTRTPYGRQFINEEINSYLESLFEMIVARGPSVGLNVSLSRFDFFHGHVFLSRDSGRLGILFHAKEYPAYDKEVFPCNMGYCQIGTNVSYDDSMNLRNILWLAPLASNSSNEWLAPGVLVVLDARPTGVIYKDLIPEYVQIARTLYEDDFGDVAFDVNYLNTGGEPPKFQIFIC
- the LOC107008604 gene encoding uncharacterized protein LOC107008604 isoform X2; protein product: MSRPFFSFKFAFFFSLSLAASYTVTSTPTFYSFRKIKLRASPSVPKASVADLLALLGPPQQALAVNSQEARQLRSCFKFLVPFSPTPNRRSLSDDPRSINEQNELIWWPPAPVMELARIAVDSGGDTASVQRTLDPTVIPVPDIEGSKEDRCELTRTPYGRQFINEEINSYLESLFEMIVARGPSVGLNVSLSRFDFFHGHVFLSRDSGRLGILFHAKEYPAYDKEVFPCNMGYCQIGTNVSYDDSMNLRNILWLAPLASNSSNEWLAPVNSCRNATIVWSLITKILEKFMGLLVNTVLACITGMRAFTHQLRFHLDS